From a region of the Myxococcales bacterium genome:
- a CDS encoding DEAD/DEAH box helicase, producing the protein MKAFMDCVREACSRPVWSRGVELTRADAVHGISEHDSDITLQVTKRGGLVTHTQILYLDDLEWECDCRSSDDPCEHVAAACIALHRARKSGARLPTTREPMGTLRYRLRRGTPSLSIEREIVHSRGIHLLETTLDALASGRIPGPKFVATQADLAVERALGTRRRGVVPPGLLPALFSALEDCPDITLDGRAVEVSSDPLVPHCRLVNAPGGFRLILSVGTDVTEMLGDGVALCGETLRLRGNTHLSGREIHELVRGRFFSHAQVAELVTEVLPELRERIPVDVEADTLPDTSTTELPRISIQVERRGDTLSVLPLLVYGNPAIARVDGEHLVHIRGRIPMRDKRAESLRIQHLRDALGLSPGYRVDFRQGQALEFAARLARWKGEIEGDDHLAFYLTEDLEPDLEVAGDRIRIAFHSPSPAGTSDPARAEIADGEQRVAATSDVLRAWQQGDSLVPLHGGGFAALPEDWLERYGDRIADLLAAQPEDGPLPTSAMPDLFRLCEDLDHPPPASFERLRPLLEDFDGIPRATLPGDFNGTLRGYQVRGVDWLILLRELELGALLADDMGLGKTVQALCAIQGPTLIVCPTSVLFNWAEEMQRFRPGLSFSLYHGAGRELDGKAEVTLTSYAILRLDIDILSERSWQTVVLDEAQNIKNSDSQVARAAYRLNAKFRVALTGTPVENRLEELWSQFHFLNPGLLGGRTHFRNRYARPIAEGDPNSAALLRERIRPFLMRRKKQEVAPELPRLTELVLHCELSDEERAVYDAVRAATVEQVVAQLSEGGNVLAALEALLRLRQAACHVSLVPGQQATGSSKLELLLTRLEQAMADGHKALVFSQWTSLLDLVEPQLNQGEIPFVRLDGSTRDRGSVVKQFQSEDGPPVMLVSLKAGGTGLNLTAADHVFLLDPWWNPAVEDQAAARSHRIGQTRPVVVHRLVARDTVEEGILELHARKRALSEVVLGSTDEAQGLTREDLLALLS; encoded by the coding sequence ATGAAAGCGTTCATGGATTGCGTTCGCGAGGCGTGTTCAAGGCCGGTCTGGTCCCGGGGAGTCGAGTTGACCCGCGCCGACGCGGTTCACGGCATTTCCGAGCACGACAGTGACATCACCCTGCAAGTCACCAAGCGCGGCGGGTTGGTGACCCATACCCAGATCCTCTATCTCGACGATCTCGAGTGGGAATGCGATTGCCGCAGCAGTGACGATCCGTGTGAACACGTTGCCGCCGCATGCATCGCGCTGCATCGGGCTCGCAAATCCGGTGCGCGCCTTCCCACGACCCGTGAGCCGATGGGGACCCTGCGCTATCGCCTGCGGCGAGGCACCCCGAGCCTTTCGATCGAGCGCGAGATCGTTCACAGCCGCGGGATCCATCTGCTCGAAACCACCCTCGACGCCCTGGCGAGCGGACGAATTCCGGGACCCAAGTTTGTCGCCACCCAGGCCGATCTGGCCGTCGAACGCGCATTGGGAACCCGGCGTCGCGGGGTCGTGCCCCCCGGACTGCTGCCGGCGCTGTTCTCGGCCCTCGAAGACTGTCCCGACATCACCCTGGACGGGCGCGCGGTCGAGGTGTCGAGCGATCCCCTGGTTCCCCACTGCCGGCTGGTCAATGCTCCGGGGGGCTTTCGGCTGATCCTCTCTGTCGGTACGGACGTGACGGAAATGCTCGGCGACGGGGTCGCACTCTGCGGAGAAACCCTGCGCTTGCGAGGAAACACGCACCTCAGCGGTCGCGAAATTCACGAACTCGTGCGGGGTCGCTTCTTTTCTCACGCCCAGGTCGCGGAATTGGTCACGGAAGTGCTTCCGGAACTGCGCGAGCGCATCCCGGTGGATGTCGAAGCCGACACCCTGCCCGACACCAGCACGACGGAATTGCCGCGCATCTCCATTCAGGTCGAGCGCCGGGGCGACACGCTGAGCGTTTTGCCCCTGCTGGTCTACGGCAATCCGGCGATCGCCCGGGTCGACGGTGAACATCTGGTGCACATTCGCGGCCGGATCCCCATGCGGGACAAGCGCGCCGAGTCGCTGCGGATTCAACATCTTCGCGACGCGCTCGGCCTCAGTCCCGGTTATCGAGTCGACTTCCGCCAGGGCCAGGCCCTCGAATTCGCCGCGCGTCTCGCACGCTGGAAGGGGGAAATCGAAGGCGACGACCACCTCGCGTTCTATCTCACCGAGGACCTCGAGCCCGATCTCGAAGTTGCCGGCGACCGAATCCGGATTGCCTTTCACTCGCCCAGTCCAGCGGGTACAAGCGACCCGGCGAGGGCAGAAATTGCGGACGGCGAGCAGCGGGTCGCCGCGACCAGCGATGTTCTGCGCGCCTGGCAACAGGGAGACTCCCTGGTACCGCTCCATGGAGGTGGCTTTGCAGCGCTTCCGGAGGATTGGCTGGAGCGCTACGGAGATCGGATCGCAGATCTCCTGGCAGCCCAGCCCGAAGACGGTCCGTTGCCGACGAGCGCAATGCCCGATTTGTTTCGTCTATGCGAAGACCTCGATCATCCGCCGCCGGCTTCCTTTGAACGCCTGCGCCCCTTGCTCGAAGATTTCGATGGCATCCCCCGCGCCACCCTGCCCGGGGACTTCAACGGGACCTTGCGCGGCTATCAAGTCCGCGGGGTCGACTGGCTGATCCTGCTGCGCGAACTCGAACTCGGCGCCCTGCTGGCCGATGACATGGGGCTCGGCAAGACGGTTCAGGCCCTGTGCGCCATCCAGGGGCCGACTCTCATCGTGTGTCCGACCAGCGTACTCTTCAACTGGGCGGAGGAGATGCAACGCTTTCGGCCGGGTCTTTCGTTCTCTCTCTACCACGGCGCCGGTCGCGAATTGGATGGGAAGGCCGAGGTCACCCTCACCAGCTACGCCATCTTGCGCCTCGACATCGATATCCTGAGTGAACGTTCGTGGCAGACGGTGGTTCTCGACGAAGCGCAGAACATCAAAAACTCCGACAGCCAGGTCGCCCGAGCGGCGTACCGACTGAACGCGAAGTTTCGCGTCGCCCTGACCGGAACCCCGGTCGAGAATCGCCTCGAGGAGTTGTGGAGTCAGTTCCATTTCCTCAACCCCGGCTTGCTCGGAGGCCGCACCCACTTTCGCAACCGCTACGCGCGACCCATCGCCGAGGGAGACCCAAACAGCGCCGCGCTCTTGCGCGAACGCATCCGGCCCTTCTTGATGCGTCGCAAAAAGCAGGAAGTCGCGCCGGAACTACCGCGCCTCACCGAACTGGTGCTCCACTGCGAACTCAGCGACGAGGAGCGTGCGGTCTACGATGCCGTGCGCGCCGCGACTGTCGAACAAGTCGTCGCCCAACTTTCCGAAGGGGGCAACGTACTGGCCGCGCTCGAAGCACTGCTGCGGCTGCGTCAGGCCGCTTGCCATGTTTCACTGGTTCCGGGACAGCAAGCGACGGGCTCTTCCAAACTCGAACTACTGCTGACGCGCCTCGAGCAAGCCATGGCCGATGGACACAAGGCCCTCGTCTTTTCCCAGTGGACGTCGCTGCTCGATCTGGTCGAGCCACAGCTGAATCAGGGCGAAATTCCGTTTGTTCGGCTCGACGGTTCGACCCGGGATCGCGGTTCGGTCGTGAAACAGTTTCAGTCCGAAGACGGTCCTCCGGTCATGCTGGTCTCCCTCAAGGCCGGTGGCACGGGACTGAACCTCACCGCCGCCGACCACGTATTCCTGCTCGATCCATGGTGGAACCCCGCGGTCGAGGACCAGGCGGCGGCGCGAAGTCATCGCATCGGACAGACGCGGCCGGTCGTGGTTCATCGACTGGTGGCCCGGGATACCGTCGAAGAGGGCATCCTCGAACTTCACGCGCGCAAACGCGCCCTGTCCGAAGTGGTGCTGGGCTCGACCGACGAGGCCCAGGGTCTTACCCGGGAAGACTTGCTCGCGCTGCTCTCCTGA
- the yqeC gene encoding putative selenium-dependent hydroxylase accessory protein YqeC has protein sequence MQVSRAPLVEALGLPPASSLISIVGGGGKSALLFALGRLLPGRVLLTTTTRIFTTQIKRAVAACELGVEGFEEALADGPSGLLVIDRIIGDKAIGVSPSLPAEWLKRHDVQHVVVEADGSRMRPAKAPAEHEPVIADASTHVVVVVGIDALAAPIAQATHRPELVCALLNLEPDACLGIEDLARLIRDDRGGLKDVSEAVRVRVVINKVESEEQQADAAAIARVLLRESRIDRVIWGALEGSKRGADGEWSVARRAAD, from the coding sequence TTGCAGGTTTCGCGAGCACCGCTTGTCGAAGCATTGGGTCTGCCCCCAGCGTCGTCGCTGATTTCGATCGTCGGCGGCGGGGGCAAGAGCGCGCTGCTTTTCGCCCTGGGCAGACTGCTGCCCGGACGCGTTCTGCTCACAACGACCACGCGCATCTTCACCACACAGATTAAACGGGCGGTCGCAGCCTGCGAACTCGGCGTCGAGGGTTTCGAAGAGGCGCTGGCCGACGGGCCGTCGGGTCTTCTCGTGATCGACCGGATCATCGGCGACAAAGCCATCGGTGTGTCGCCTTCGCTTCCGGCCGAATGGCTGAAGCGCCATGACGTGCAGCATGTCGTCGTCGAAGCGGACGGCTCGCGCATGCGGCCGGCCAAGGCACCTGCGGAACACGAACCGGTGATCGCCGATGCTTCGACTCACGTGGTTGTCGTGGTCGGGATCGACGCACTCGCGGCTCCCATTGCCCAGGCTACCCACCGCCCCGAACTCGTGTGCGCGCTGCTCAATCTCGAGCCCGATGCCTGTCTGGGAATCGAAGACCTGGCCCGCCTGATCCGCGACGACCGGGGCGGATTGAAAGACGTATCCGAAGCGGTTCGGGTGCGTGTCGTGATCAACAAAGTGGAGTCGGAAGAGCAGCAGGCCGACGCCGCCGCGATCGCTCGTGTACTGCTTCGCGAATCGCGGATCGATCGCGTCATCTGGGGTGCGCTCGAAGGGAGCAAGCGGGGAGCGGATGGCGAGTGGAGCGTGGCGCGCAGGGCGGCGGATTAA
- a CDS encoding DnaJ domain-containing protein, whose amino-acid sequence MAGAQTDPYAILGVPRDADPKTIKSAYRRLAQAHHPDLNRDNSIAEERFKQISGAYAVLSDPKRRQAYDEFGSIAMDPNFNADGARASRRNPFGTAFEGSGGFGNIFDEFFSNSAGGFSRQRGPRKTKGRDREVALQLDLREASEGCERSVSLGRAGTPRGGEILRVQIPPGTRNDGRIRLAGKGDPGAHGGPPGDLYCRIKLRPHAFFRVDDFDLLLDVPISLKEAMLGAEIEIPTLTGRVTLNVPAGTDEGSRLRLRGKGMTRPGDKPAGDLYVTLLIRVPKDLDQEAREHVIELDKFGPDDLRKHLLD is encoded by the coding sequence ATGGCCGGTGCACAGACAGATCCCTATGCGATCTTGGGTGTCCCTCGCGATGCCGACCCCAAGACCATCAAGAGCGCCTATCGCCGGCTCGCTCAAGCCCATCACCCCGATCTCAACCGGGACAATTCGATCGCCGAGGAACGTTTCAAGCAGATCTCCGGCGCCTATGCCGTGCTCTCGGACCCGAAGCGACGCCAGGCCTACGACGAGTTCGGAAGCATCGCGATGGATCCGAACTTCAACGCCGACGGCGCCCGCGCTTCCCGCCGCAATCCCTTCGGGACGGCCTTTGAAGGCAGCGGCGGCTTCGGGAACATTTTTGACGAATTCTTCTCGAACAGTGCCGGGGGATTCTCGCGCCAGCGCGGCCCGCGAAAAACCAAGGGACGCGATCGCGAAGTCGCCCTGCAACTCGATCTGCGCGAGGCCTCCGAAGGCTGCGAGCGCAGCGTCTCGCTCGGGCGTGCGGGGACCCCGCGCGGCGGTGAAATCCTCCGGGTTCAGATTCCGCCCGGAACGCGAAACGACGGGCGCATCCGGCTCGCCGGAAAGGGCGATCCCGGTGCCCACGGTGGACCTCCGGGTGACCTCTACTGTCGCATCAAGCTGCGGCCTCACGCGTTTTTCCGGGTCGACGATTTCGATCTGCTGCTCGATGTCCCGATCAGCCTGAAGGAAGCCATGCTGGGCGCCGAGATCGAAATTCCCACGCTGACGGGACGCGTGACCCTCAACGTTCCGGCCGGGACCGACGAGGGCTCTCGCTTGCGGCTGCGCGGCAAAGGCATGACTCGACCCGGTGACAAACCCGCAGGCGATCTCTACGTCACGCTCTTGATCCGCGTCCCGAAAGATCTCGACCAAGAGGCCCGGGAGCACGTCATCGAACTCGACAAATTCGGCCCCGACGATTTGCGCAAACACCTGCTGGACTGA
- a CDS encoding cupin domain-containing protein: protein MEHPKAIRPAELAKWSSEKMGKSTIFRSDRVMVGLNAFEPGQEHALHAHEGMDKIYQVLEGHGTFLLEDREEPMEPGILLVAPEGVPHGIRNSSDERLLVLAILTPAPG, encoded by the coding sequence ATGGAACATCCAAAAGCGATTCGCCCCGCAGAACTTGCCAAGTGGTCGAGTGAAAAAATGGGCAAGAGCACGATCTTTCGCTCGGACCGGGTGATGGTCGGCCTCAACGCCTTCGAGCCCGGACAAGAACACGCCCTGCACGCCCACGAAGGGATGGACAAGATCTACCAGGTGCTGGAGGGCCACGGCACCTTCCTGCTCGAGGATCGCGAAGAACCCATGGAGCCCGGCATTTTGCTGGTGGCGCCGGAAGGGGTTCCCCACGGCATTCGCAACTCGAGTGATGAACGCCTGCTGGTGTTGGCGATTCTCACCCCCGCGCCGGGTTAA
- a CDS encoding TetR/AcrR family transcriptional regulator: MSDPGFQPLKGKAATQERILEAAMQLFLDTGFEKTTMTQVAETAGVSRATVFWHFSDKKSLFREAFSRLLDPFRRSLERDLGDVPPAKRLREQIAIYRDFVTARQRSIDAFVRWAIDGHELGEMVITTLLDLHQRVTGAIIQTVSELVPPEVEPEPLAVGLITLLDGNVLLSIFDSSAERAEVRNRAVDAFADLIPTREDGVR; this comes from the coding sequence ATGTCCGATCCGGGCTTTCAGCCCCTCAAAGGCAAAGCCGCCACCCAGGAACGCATTCTCGAAGCCGCAATGCAGCTGTTCCTGGATACGGGTTTCGAGAAGACGACCATGACCCAGGTCGCCGAGACGGCGGGCGTCAGCCGCGCCACCGTGTTCTGGCACTTCAGCGACAAGAAGAGTTTGTTTCGCGAAGCATTCAGTCGATTATTGGATCCCTTCAGGCGTTCGCTGGAGCGAGATCTCGGCGACGTTCCCCCCGCCAAGCGACTTCGCGAACAAATCGCCATCTACCGCGACTTCGTGACTGCCCGGCAGCGCTCGATCGACGCCTTCGTGCGCTGGGCCATCGACGGACACGAACTGGGCGAGATGGTGATCACCACCCTGCTGGATCTGCACCAGCGCGTGACGGGCGCGATCATCCAGACCGTCAGTGAACTGGTTCCCCCAGAGGTCGAGCCCGAACCCTTAGCGGTCGGACTCATCACTTTGCTCGACGGCAACGTGCTGCTTTCGATTTTCGACTCGTCTGCTGAGCGCGCCGAAGTTCGTAATCGCGCAGTAGACGCCTTCGCAGATTTAATTCCGACGCGGGAAGACGGCGTTCGCTGA
- a CDS encoding DUF4154 domain-containing protein: MTGAASVGSASLDENQLKAAYLYNFARYVEWPSLRVSSKLLRLAVLVE; this comes from the coding sequence ATGACGGGTGCCGCCTCTGTTGGCTCTGCGAGCCTCGACGAGAATCAGCTCAAGGCCGCCTACCTGTATAATTTTGCACGCTACGTCGAATGGCCCAGTCTCAGGGTGAGTTCGAAGCTACTGCGCCTTGCTGTGCTTGTGGAGTGA
- a CDS encoding protein meaA, which produces MPAQKKDRPWVIRTYSGHSSAAKSNELYRTNLAKGQTGLSVAFDLPTQTGYDSDHPLARGEVGKVGVPICHIDDMSTLFSELPLDQMNTSMTINATSNWLLALLIAVAERQGVAPSSLKGTTQNDIIKEYLSRGTYIFPPEASVRMTADMIAYTVEAIPGWNPVNVCSYHLQEAGATPVQEIAYAMATALALLDAVVARDDVPSEAIPRVFGRISFFLNSSIRFVEETCKCRAMTQLWEEIGRKRYGITDAKLLRFRYGVQVNSLGLTEAQPENNAIRITLEALGVTLSKNARARAMQLPAWNEALGLPRPWDQQWSLRIQQILAYETDLLEYPDIFEGSVVIEERTAQLVEESRAELQKVLDMGGAVAAVENAYMKQRLVESHTIRIRNIESGEQMLVGVNAFTEGEESPLTAGGSQASILSIDENAEYEQIERLNAFRATRSESEVKSALQHLHDVATSADNVLPASIRAAKAGVTTGEWTDVLRAIFGEYRAPTGIVIRDTGEATGMTSDVRKRVDEVSKALGRRIKLLVGKPGLDGHSNGAEQIAVKARDVGMEVVYDGIRLTPAEVVASAHDEGVHAIGLSILSGSHCVLVIDVLEGLKQAGIGHLPVIVGGIIPEDDADTLRAAGVRHVYTPRDYDLTRIMAEIVETIAEAHLSEAANAD; this is translated from the coding sequence ATGCCCGCCCAGAAAAAAGATCGCCCGTGGGTGATACGCACGTATTCGGGCCACTCCTCTGCGGCCAAGAGCAACGAACTCTACCGAACGAACCTCGCCAAAGGGCAGACCGGTTTGTCGGTGGCCTTCGATCTCCCGACCCAGACAGGTTACGACTCCGACCACCCCCTCGCCCGGGGTGAGGTCGGGAAGGTCGGGGTGCCGATCTGTCACATCGATGACATGAGCACCCTGTTCAGCGAACTCCCGCTGGATCAGATGAATACCTCGATGACCATCAACGCGACTTCCAACTGGCTGCTCGCCTTGCTCATCGCCGTCGCGGAGCGCCAGGGAGTGGCGCCGAGTTCGCTCAAGGGCACGACCCAGAACGACATCATCAAGGAATACCTCTCCCGGGGAACCTACATATTTCCGCCGGAGGCGTCGGTGCGCATGACGGCGGACATGATCGCCTACACGGTGGAGGCGATCCCCGGCTGGAACCCGGTCAACGTCTGCTCCTACCATCTGCAGGAAGCGGGGGCGACGCCGGTCCAGGAGATCGCGTACGCGATGGCTACCGCGCTGGCCCTGTTGGACGCTGTGGTCGCCCGAGACGATGTGCCGTCGGAGGCGATTCCGCGCGTCTTTGGCCGCATTTCCTTCTTCTTGAACTCGAGCATTCGCTTTGTGGAAGAAACCTGCAAGTGCCGCGCGATGACCCAACTTTGGGAGGAAATCGGTCGCAAACGCTACGGCATTACCGACGCGAAGCTCCTGCGATTTCGCTACGGCGTTCAGGTCAACAGCCTGGGGCTGACCGAAGCCCAACCCGAAAACAACGCCATTCGCATCACCCTCGAAGCCCTGGGGGTGACGCTTTCGAAAAACGCTCGAGCCCGGGCGATGCAGTTGCCCGCGTGGAACGAAGCGCTCGGGTTGCCGCGACCCTGGGATCAGCAATGGTCCCTGCGCATCCAACAGATCCTCGCCTACGAAACGGATCTGCTCGAGTATCCCGATATCTTCGAGGGATCGGTCGTGATCGAGGAGCGCACGGCTCAATTGGTGGAAGAGTCCCGCGCCGAACTTCAGAAGGTGCTCGACATGGGGGGCGCGGTCGCGGCGGTCGAGAACGCCTATATGAAGCAACGGCTGGTCGAATCCCACACGATACGGATACGAAACATCGAATCTGGCGAACAGATGCTGGTGGGCGTCAACGCGTTCACCGAGGGTGAGGAGTCACCGCTCACGGCGGGAGGAAGCCAGGCTTCCATTCTCTCGATCGATGAGAATGCCGAATACGAGCAGATCGAACGTCTGAATGCATTCCGCGCCACGCGAAGCGAAAGCGAGGTCAAGAGCGCGCTCCAGCATCTACACGATGTCGCAACAAGCGCCGACAATGTACTGCCTGCTTCGATTCGCGCCGCCAAAGCCGGTGTGACGACCGGCGAATGGACCGACGTGCTTCGAGCGATCTTTGGCGAATATCGGGCACCCACAGGCATCGTGATCCGCGACACCGGGGAGGCAACCGGCATGACCAGCGATGTGCGCAAACGCGTCGATGAAGTTTCCAAGGCGCTCGGACGCAGGATCAAATTGTTGGTCGGCAAACCCGGGCTCGATGGACACAGCAATGGTGCAGAGCAGATTGCCGTAAAGGCCCGGGACGTCGGCATGGAAGTCGTTTACGACGGCATTCGCCTGACCCCCGCCGAAGTCGTCGCCTCTGCTCACGATGAAGGCGTCCACGCGATCGGCCTGTCGATTCTCTCGGGCTCTCACTGCGTGCTGGTAATCGATGTGCTCGAGGGGCTCAAACAGGCTGGCATTGGCCACCTGCCGGTAATCGTCGGTGGAATCATCCCTGAAGACGACGCCGACACGTTGCGCGCCGCAGGCGTGCGACACGTCTACACCCCGCGCGACTACGACCTGACCCGCATCATGGCTGAGATCGTGGAAACCATCGCCGAAGCCCACTTGTCCGAAGCTGCAAATGCCGATTGA
- a CDS encoding HAMP domain-containing protein has translation MASSKGQSIRTRLSLGFLKTTGVSLSIVMILFFWMEFARSKDAMTRNLSILSSVIGMNAAPALVFDDPTAAEETLSAFTANVHVRAAVVYDANGEVFARYNRFDMAGFEAPPPRRDQIEFDWFGDRLDLYQVIQIDGDELGTVFIRSDTREMRELMSKLATVAIGVMLLASLVAWFGAAEMQESIATPLAALAESSEAMSRGDLSTRVDISRDDEIGTLADTFNTMVTSLRGLVSQVGENSRAVSEATVVLRGASEGIRSLAARQEAAVEGSAASIENLTAHIDSVNEAVSTLAEEAQDTSTAAVEMDGSIVEIASHMDELSHTIDSAASSIVEMTAGIREIAQFADTLKNATETTFSSLQQLTVSVGEVEENARATQDISAEATENAERGIRSVQETVHGMKQIQDSFVGLEQVISRLDVQSQSIGDVLSVIEGVVEQTNLLALNAAIISSHAGEHGRAFAVVAEEVKNLSDRTAGSTKEIGLLIREVQAEIANAVQSVSDGGERVNRGVALSLEAGEVLSTMADSARRSNRTAQEIVVATGEQATGLKRVNLAMVEMRQVAQQLSRGTSEQDSASVEITKGVERMRQLGQEVKRSTHVQRTESRHIAQSVEVVASRTNQILTATVEQKKQSEQLLEALKVFREVTVENALRAEEMQSTVDVLSERAGALDEEVGRFSLEPSAPEQS, from the coding sequence ATGGCGTCGTCAAAGGGTCAATCGATTCGCACTCGCCTGAGTCTCGGGTTTCTCAAGACTACCGGCGTGTCGCTGTCCATCGTGATGATTCTATTCTTCTGGATGGAATTCGCGCGTTCGAAGGATGCGATGACGCGGAATCTGTCGATTCTCTCCAGCGTGATTGGCATGAACGCAGCCCCGGCGCTCGTATTCGATGATCCCACAGCGGCAGAAGAAACTCTTTCGGCCTTCACGGCCAATGTGCACGTCCGGGCCGCGGTTGTCTACGACGCGAACGGCGAAGTGTTCGCCCGCTACAATCGATTCGACATGGCGGGCTTCGAGGCTCCACCCCCGCGGCGCGACCAAATAGAATTCGACTGGTTCGGAGATCGCCTCGACCTGTATCAGGTCATCCAGATCGACGGGGACGAACTGGGGACAGTATTCATCCGCTCGGATACCCGGGAAATGCGTGAGCTGATGTCGAAGCTCGCAACCGTCGCAATCGGCGTCATGTTGCTCGCGAGTCTGGTGGCATGGTTTGGCGCCGCAGAGATGCAGGAGAGCATCGCCACGCCGCTGGCGGCGCTGGCCGAGAGTTCGGAGGCCATGTCGCGCGGAGATCTCTCGACCCGAGTCGATATCTCGCGCGACGATGAAATTGGAACCCTGGCCGACACCTTCAATACGATGGTGACGAGTTTGCGGGGTCTGGTATCCCAGGTGGGCGAGAATTCCCGGGCGGTGAGCGAAGCAACGGTGGTTTTGCGCGGTGCAAGTGAGGGAATACGCTCGCTCGCAGCGCGGCAGGAAGCGGCTGTCGAAGGCAGTGCAGCGTCGATTGAGAATTTGACCGCCCACATTGATTCGGTGAACGAAGCGGTCTCGACCCTGGCTGAAGAAGCGCAGGACACGTCGACTGCGGCCGTGGAAATGGACGGGTCGATCGTAGAGATCGCCTCTCACATGGATGAGCTCTCCCACACCATCGATTCCGCGGCGTCGTCAATCGTCGAGATGACCGCGGGCATCCGCGAGATTGCTCAGTTTGCCGACACGCTAAAGAATGCGACCGAGACCACCTTCAGTTCACTCCAGCAGCTGACTGTGTCGGTTGGAGAGGTCGAGGAAAACGCTCGGGCCACCCAAGACATTTCCGCAGAGGCAACCGAGAATGCCGAACGCGGCATACGCAGTGTGCAAGAAACCGTTCACGGGATGAAACAGATTCAGGATAGCTTTGTCGGACTCGAGCAGGTGATTTCGCGACTCGACGTGCAGTCCCAGAGTATTGGCGACGTCTTGAGTGTGATCGAAGGCGTGGTCGAGCAGACGAACCTGCTGGCTTTGAACGCGGCGATCATCTCGTCCCATGCGGGGGAACACGGCCGCGCTTTCGCGGTCGTTGCCGAAGAAGTCAAGAACCTGTCGGATCGTACCGCGGGTTCGACCAAGGAAATCGGGCTGCTGATCCGAGAAGTGCAGGCGGAGATTGCAAACGCAGTGCAGTCGGTATCGGATGGCGGTGAACGCGTCAATCGCGGCGTCGCGCTGTCTCTCGAAGCCGGGGAAGTTCTGAGTACCATGGCCGATAGTGCTCGCCGTTCAAACCGCACCGCACAAGAAATCGTCGTGGCCACCGGTGAGCAGGCGACCGGTCTAAAGCGCGTCAATCTCGCAATGGTGGAGATGCGTCAGGTCGCCCAGCAACTGAGCAGGGGAACCAGCGAGCAAGACAGCGCCAGCGTGGAAATCACCAAGGGTGTCGAGCGCATGCGACAGCTGGGACAGGAAGTCAAACGATCGACTCATGTACAGCGCACCGAAAGCCGTCACATCGCGCAGTCGGTCGAGGTTGTGGCTTCCCGCACCAACCAGATTTTGACTGCGACTGTCGAGCAGAAGAAACAGAGCGAACAATTGCTCGAAGCGCTGAAGGTCTTCCGCGAAGTCACCGTCGAGAACGCGCTGCGGGCCGAAGAAATGCAGTCGACCGTCGATGTGCTCTCCGAGCGCGCCGGCGCCCTGGACGAAGAGGTCGGCCGCTTCTCTCTCGAACCCTCGGCGCCAGAGCAGAGCTAA
- a CDS encoding histidine phosphatase family protein — MNTAILTLIRHGETSANTGGVWHGSTDTPLSERGRRQARRVAEHLAMASERYHHIYCSPLERARHTAEAIDVGLGLGVAQDPGLREYDLGSWEGKTYKDLHDNYHLWDKMKEDPDFAPHGGESPRQVVERYVAALQRIAGAHPGERVIVVGHGGAFSMALAHLIEGSYTSWGRVMDNCAVSELWLEPEAVLKQFNFTDHLQGI; from the coding sequence GTGAACACCGCAATTCTGACTCTGATCCGACACGGCGAAACCTCTGCCAACACTGGAGGTGTATGGCACGGCTCAACCGACACCCCACTTTCGGAACGCGGCCGGCGACAAGCGCGACGCGTCGCTGAGCATCTGGCCATGGCAAGCGAGCGCTACCACCACATTTATTGCAGTCCGCTCGAGCGCGCGCGCCATACGGCCGAGGCGATCGATGTCGGCCTCGGGTTGGGCGTTGCACAGGATCCAGGGCTCAGGGAATACGACCTGGGGAGTTGGGAGGGCAAGACCTACAAGGACTTGCACGACAACTACCACCTGTGGGACAAGATGAAAGAGGACCCCGACTTCGCCCCCCACGGCGGGGAGAGTCCCCGGCAAGTGGTCGAACGGTACGTTGCGGCTCTACAGCGTATCGCGGGTGCGCATCCGGGCGAACGGGTGATCGTGGTGGGCCATGGCGGTGCATTCAGCATGGCGCTCGCCCATCTGATCGAGGGCAGTTATACGAGTTGGGGGCGCGTGATGGATAACTGTGCGGTGAGTGAACTATGGCTGGAGCCCGAAGCGGTGCTCAAGCAATTCAACTTCACAGACCATCTGCAGGGGATTTAG